One Bacteroidota bacterium DNA window includes the following coding sequences:
- a CDS encoding S41 family peptidase, producing the protein MKKIISITIFLTLGTISSVFAQNEIIPADSLRKDLGQLLTIIEASHPDPYLSGGGKIAFHRRYQNIVNSLPLEGLTKSEFYSLILPFIASIGDSHTGLLPNQQPGQESGLPFKFKTVEKSLFVQSIPDKKLESLLGAKLISIENIPFEELVNRQGNIRGAENYYTKLIFMQYLSFGKKDGLNKLIPEWESNTPLKISFKNGDGNIENIEISIPHQASEIITQPSKYTLPSTDKADFAYSFLDDKKQTALLVIKDMSKYREGFEDLKARSYNGIDQMAASVYQNYNSTPVPDDWNKILEGIPSATEVFVNLIEEMKKANTKNLIIDLRDNTGGNSIMRELLIYLLYGNNALNKLDNGYSIKKYSELYFSQYDNGLKDSINNSGSVYDFRNENFYLGKGHVYNYDEIFKGMPTFWKVYNSKKFHIQYCKLSSVIVLSSPFTYSSGLNLLTGLYSVGAKVVGTPSGQAPNNFGDVLMFNLKQSGIKGFVSFKQNITYPDDVERGNCFIPDFPLTEQKYKDLNHDPNAEIHLGLEIINTRKNQ; encoded by the coding sequence ATGAAAAAGATAATTAGTATTACTATTTTTTTAACTCTCGGTACTATAAGCTCAGTTTTTGCTCAAAACGAAATTATTCCTGCTGACTCATTAAGAAAAGACCTTGGTCAACTATTAACTATTATTGAAGCGAGTCATCCTGATCCTTATCTTTCGGGTGGTGGTAAAATTGCTTTTCATCGAAGATATCAAAACATTGTTAACTCTTTACCTTTAGAGGGGTTGACTAAGAGCGAGTTTTATTCCCTTATTTTGCCATTCATTGCAAGTATAGGTGATAGCCATACGGGATTATTGCCAAATCAACAACCAGGACAGGAGTCTGGATTACCATTCAAGTTCAAAACGGTCGAAAAGTCGCTTTTTGTTCAGTCCATTCCCGATAAAAAACTCGAATCACTTTTGGGTGCCAAGCTTATTTCTATCGAAAATATTCCTTTTGAAGAATTAGTTAACCGTCAGGGAAATATCAGAGGAGCCGAAAACTACTATACAAAGCTAATTTTTATGCAGTACCTTTCTTTTGGGAAAAAAGATGGCTTAAACAAGTTGATCCCTGAATGGGAAAGTAATACGCCCTTAAAAATATCCTTCAAAAATGGCGATGGCAATATTGAAAACATTGAAATAAGCATTCCCCATCAGGCTTCAGAAATAATTACTCAACCATCAAAATATACTCTTCCTTCTACCGATAAAGCTGATTTTGCATACTCTTTTCTGGATGACAAAAAGCAAACAGCACTACTTGTTATTAAGGATATGAGTAAATATCGTGAAGGGTTTGAAGATTTAAAAGCCCGCTCATATAATGGTATTGACCAAATGGCTGCAAGTGTATATCAAAACTACAATTCTACTCCAGTGCCAGACGATTGGAATAAAATACTTGAAGGAATTCCTTCTGCTACCGAAGTATTTGTTAACCTGATCGAAGAAATGAAAAAAGCCAACACTAAAAATCTAATTATTGATTTACGTGATAATACAGGTGGCAATTCAATTATGAGAGAATTACTCATTTACCTTTTATATGGAAACAATGCTTTAAACAAATTAGATAATGGATATTCAATAAAGAAATATTCAGAATTGTACTTTTCACAATATGATAATGGTCTAAAGGATAGTATTAATAATAGCGGCTCTGTATATGATTTCCGAAATGAGAATTTTTATCTGGGAAAAGGTCATGTTTACAATTATGATGAGATTTTTAAAGGTATGCCAACCTTTTGGAAAGTATATAACTCTAAAAAATTCCATATTCAATACTGCAAACTATCAAGTGTAATCGTTCTAAGCTCACCTTTTACCTATAGTTCGGGGTTGAATTTATTGACCGGATTATATTCAGTGGGGGCAAAAGTTGTTGGAACACCATCAGGTCAGGCTCCAAATAACTTTGGTGATGTTTTAATGTTTAACTTGAAACAAAGTGGAATTAAAGGTTTTGTGTCTTTTAAACAAAATATTACTTATCCTGATGATGTTGAGCGTGGCAACTGTTTTATTCCTGATTTTCCACTAACTGAACAGAAGTATAAAGACTTGAACCATGATCCAAATGCTGAAATTCATTTGGGATTGGAGATAATTAATACAAGAAAAAACCAATAG
- a CDS encoding ABC transporter permease, which yields MITILKSSLRIAVKNKIFTVVNIIGLSIGLTSFVLIMFWVKNEISYENFNPNVKRIYILNKLNKIGYGTTTTKSLPYLFGPAIEQEIAEVEAFVRTYPKRAVVAKGEIKFRENKILAADSNFFKVFQYKFIEGIAENVLSNPNSVVLTKEIARKFFGNTNPIGQSIDINVGPTNHYTVTGIIDDLPSNTLMDFNIVLPITPLFKNDERGISWNSHMFETYILTKTSIDIEAINSKLTSLLNKNMNDESEEDSILLQALSQEHLYSPEGKRTGIQYVLIFSIIAIFILVIACINYTNLATAIAARRMREVGLKKVVGASKSELILQFLIEAFIQSVIAMVLALLMIEILLPSFIQITGKDIIVNFWDIINVLGVIGLIVIITLISGAYPAFYASSFKPTSVFRGATTSGKSKFTLRKILVIVQFTIASSLLISTGIIYSQLKFIQNKELGFNKENLLYLPLDKGINKGFEVFKEALLSNPSIINVSRCSELPSHINNKMNGLDWEGKLEETSGHFYFNSIDADFINTFDLELVAGRSFSNEFKTDTVNYIFNEKAIKLMGFKEPIGQRFELYSSPGKIIGIVKDFNTKPLTSDIEPLMFIMWPDWYWTLLIRINPDNISESIKYIEKTWKDFAPDSPFEFDFVSNNLQKQYVAEYRMGKLVNIFSILIVIITVIGLFSLATFSAQQRTKEIGIRKVLGANISSIIVVFTSSFLQWVLIANIIAWPFAWYYCDKWLHNFAFRTDINFLIFPLVALATLLLAFLTISYQTWKTANLNPIESLRQI from the coding sequence ATGATAACAATATTAAAAAGCTCACTTAGAATTGCTGTAAAGAATAAAATATTTACAGTTGTAAATATAATTGGCTTAAGTATTGGATTGACCAGCTTTGTATTAATTATGTTCTGGGTAAAAAACGAGATAAGCTATGAAAATTTTAATCCCAATGTAAAACGGATCTATATCTTGAATAAATTAAACAAGATTGGATATGGCACCACTACTACCAAATCTTTGCCCTACTTATTTGGTCCGGCAATTGAACAGGAAATTGCAGAGGTTGAAGCATTTGTCCGTACATACCCCAAAAGAGCAGTAGTAGCAAAAGGCGAAATAAAATTCCGTGAGAATAAAATACTGGCTGCTGACAGTAATTTTTTTAAGGTATTTCAATATAAATTCATTGAAGGAATTGCCGAAAATGTGCTTAGTAATCCCAATTCAGTAGTACTTACTAAAGAGATTGCTAGGAAGTTTTTTGGAAATACAAATCCAATTGGACAATCGATTGACATCAATGTTGGGCCAACAAATCACTACACTGTTACAGGTATTATTGATGATTTACCAAGCAATACGTTAATGGATTTCAATATTGTATTACCCATCACTCCATTGTTCAAGAATGATGAAAGAGGAATCAGTTGGAATTCTCACATGTTTGAAACATATATATTGACAAAGACATCGATAGACATTGAAGCTATAAATTCAAAATTAACTTCACTTCTCAACAAAAACATGAATGATGAAAGCGAAGAAGACTCCATACTTTTGCAAGCCCTATCCCAAGAACATCTTTACAGCCCAGAAGGTAAACGAACAGGAATACAGTATGTACTGATTTTTAGTATCATCGCTATATTTATTCTGGTAATTGCCTGCATTAATTATACCAATTTAGCAACAGCCATTGCTGCCAGAAGAATGCGCGAAGTTGGACTGAAAAAAGTGGTTGGTGCTTCGAAAAGTGAACTGATTCTACAGTTTTTGATTGAAGCATTTATACAATCGGTTATTGCGATGGTATTGGCATTATTAATGATTGAAATTTTATTGCCATCATTTATACAAATAACAGGGAAAGATATCATAGTAAATTTTTGGGATATTATTAATGTGCTTGGAGTTATCGGACTAATTGTAATTATAACATTGATATCGGGTGCATATCCAGCTTTTTACGCATCTTCGTTTAAACCAACATCCGTTTTTCGTGGAGCTACAACATCCGGGAAAAGCAAATTCACTTTGCGTAAAATCTTAGTTATCGTGCAGTTTACCATAGCATCATCACTTCTGATTTCGACAGGGATTATTTATTCTCAATTAAAGTTTATTCAGAATAAAGAATTGGGTTTTAATAAAGAAAACTTGCTTTATTTACCATTAGATAAAGGCATTAATAAAGGTTTTGAAGTGTTTAAGGAAGCACTACTTTCTAACCCGTCAATAATCAATGTTAGTCGTTGTTCTGAACTGCCATCTCATATTAATAATAAAATGAATGGGTTGGATTGGGAGGGAAAACTGGAAGAAACATCTGGTCATTTCTATTTTAATTCGATCGATGCTGATTTTATTAACACGTTTGATTTAGAACTTGTTGCTGGGAGGAGTTTCTCCAACGAATTCAAGACCGACACTGTCAATTATATTTTTAATGAGAAAGCAATAAAACTTATGGGTTTTAAAGAACCTATCGGACAGCGATTTGAGCTTTATTCATCTCCTGGCAAAATCATAGGAATAGTTAAAGATTTCAACACAAAACCGCTAACAAGTGATATAGAACCATTGATGTTCATAATGTGGCCCGATTGGTACTGGACTCTTTTAATACGCATTAATCCAGATAATATTAGCGAATCTATTAAATATATTGAGAAAACATGGAAAGACTTTGCTCCGGATTCACCATTCGAATTCGATTTTGTAAGTAATAATTTACAAAAACAGTATGTTGCAGAATATAGGATGGGCAAATTGGTTAACATATTTTCAATACTTATTGTAATAATAACAGTTATTGGATTATTCAGCCTTGCAACATTTTCGGCACAACAAAGAACAAAGGAAATTGGAATACGGAAAGTTTTGGGTGCAAATATCAGCAGTATAATCGTTGTATTTACTTCATCATTTCTCCAATGGGTACTCATTGCAAATATTATTGCATGGCCATTTGCATGGTATTATTGTGATAAGTGGCTTCATAATTTTGCTTTTCGAACGGATATTAATTTTTTGATTTTCCCTTTGGTTGCATTGGCAACACTACTATTAGCATTTTTAACAATAAGTTATCAAACATGGAAAACGGCAAATTTAAATCCAATAGAGAGTCTGCGACAAATTTAA
- a CDS encoding oligoendopeptidase F family protein, with amino-acid sequence MKPKSITISLLFLLCINVYSQQKQYKQRIEVPKEYQWDLTKIYSTWEAWEADLTELQQDVTEIQKYKGILSSDDSKKHRAINESGANKPEILQKLLDAKFNMSNKATKLYCYVGLWQAIDARSSEYSAKMQYFSNIITKVEQNVAWIDPELATLDKNKLLEWTQKYSGLKPYHHYLSDFFRQREHILPEDQQKLMSILSSALSSNQNIYNSLSVADIQFEKVRISTGEEILCNSPSVERFLNTSTNQNDRKLIGDSNFNTYIKNKNTFAEIYTGILKSRWATAQIYGYPSCLDYVLDTDSIPTSVYSTFLETAPQAIPAIQKYFQLRKSALSLDTLYKTDLNLGLTQFRKFYSYEQALEITKNALSVFGEDYGKMVDAFLRPGNVDVYPYPGKRNGAFHMRVPEVQSYLLLNFNETRANVFTLAHETGHAMHATLSNLNQPLASKDYPVFIAEVASIVNELALVDYLIKNAESPEERIDLINQEINTFFSKFFRIAQLSEFEYKAYKMVENDMPVNIESLSNMFDTIEETYYGDILYRDGNEKYGWFRTQHLYNKYFYLFQYATSYSAALSIFKNISNEPDETKKQILISKYLDLLKAGGKDYPINLLKLAGVDMTTQKPYKDAIEYLKGLVDLLELELKNGYKI; translated from the coding sequence ATGAAACCAAAATCAATAACTATCAGCCTTCTATTCCTTCTGTGCATAAACGTTTATTCACAACAGAAGCAATATAAACAGCGCATTGAGGTTCCAAAAGAATATCAATGGGATTTAACCAAAATCTATTCGACATGGGAGGCATGGGAAGCCGATCTGACGGAACTTCAACAAGATGTTACTGAAATACAAAAATACAAAGGGATTTTAAGTTCTGATGATTCTAAGAAACACCGTGCAATAAATGAATCTGGTGCTAATAAACCCGAAATCCTTCAGAAGCTTTTAGATGCAAAATTTAATATGTCGAATAAAGCAACAAAACTATACTGTTATGTAGGTTTATGGCAGGCAATAGATGCTCGAAGCTCTGAATATTCAGCTAAAATGCAATATTTTTCAAATATCATTACTAAAGTAGAGCAAAATGTTGCATGGATCGATCCAGAACTTGCAACATTGGATAAGAATAAATTGCTTGAATGGACACAAAAATATTCAGGACTTAAACCATACCATCATTATTTATCTGATTTTTTCAGGCAACGAGAACATATCTTACCTGAGGATCAACAAAAACTTATGTCAATACTGAGTAGTGCTTTATCATCAAATCAAAATATTTATAACTCCCTTTCTGTTGCAGATATTCAATTCGAAAAGGTGAGAATATCAACCGGTGAAGAAATTCTTTGTAATTCTCCATCGGTGGAACGATTTCTAAATACAAGTACAAACCAAAATGACAGGAAATTAATAGGTGACAGTAACTTTAATACCTATATTAAAAATAAAAATACTTTTGCTGAAATTTATACGGGTATTCTTAAATCACGATGGGCAACTGCACAGATTTATGGCTATCCATCATGTCTTGATTATGTGCTTGATACTGATAGTATTCCAACATCAGTTTATTCAACTTTTTTAGAAACCGCTCCACAAGCAATTCCTGCAATCCAAAAATACTTTCAACTTCGAAAAAGTGCGTTGAGTTTAGATACACTCTATAAAACAGATTTAAACCTTGGTCTTACTCAATTCAGAAAATTCTACTCATACGAACAAGCGCTGGAAATTACAAAGAATGCTCTTAGTGTTTTTGGTGAGGACTATGGTAAAATGGTTGATGCCTTTTTAAGACCTGGTAATGTTGATGTTTATCCTTACCCAGGCAAACGTAATGGTGCTTTTCATATGCGTGTACCAGAAGTTCAATCATATTTACTTTTAAATTTTAATGAAACCAGGGCAAATGTTTTTACTCTGGCTCATGAAACAGGTCACGCAATGCATGCAACCTTATCAAATTTGAACCAACCATTGGCATCAAAGGATTACCCAGTTTTTATAGCTGAAGTTGCATCTATTGTTAATGAGTTAGCACTAGTTGATTACCTGATAAAAAATGCAGAATCCCCTGAGGAGCGAATTGATTTAATAAACCAGGAGATTAACACTTTTTTTAGCAAGTTTTTTCGAATTGCACAATTATCAGAATTTGAGTACAAGGCATATAAAATGGTTGAAAATGATATGCCAGTTAATATAGAGTCACTCTCGAACATGTTTGATACAATCGAGGAAACGTATTATGGAGATATTTTATACCGTGATGGCAATGAAAAATATGGCTGGTTCCGAACTCAACATTTGTACAATAAGTATTTCTATCTGTTCCAGTATGCAACAAGCTATTCGGCTGCCTTAAGTATTTTTAAAAATATCTCAAATGAGCCAGATGAAACAAAGAAACAAATCTTAATAAGTAAATATTTGGATTTGTTAAAAGCAGGTGGCAAGGATTATCCTATTAATTTATTGAAGTTAGCTGGAGTAGATATGACAACCCAAAAACCCTATAAGGATGCAATAGAGTATCTAAAGGGCTTGGTTGATTTATTGGAACTTGAGCTTAAGAATGGTTACAAAATCTAG
- a CDS encoding TonB-dependent receptor, whose translation MRIRLNTILFFVFGLTLVSYSITLNEINGGKINGLVIDSRANFPIEYANIAIFKASDSSFVSGTITNSSGKYTLSNVPYGNFYLIIQFVGYKKHRVDNLIVTIQNKVIDIPSIKLEEEIFELNEVSIQSEQKTVEQKIDKKVIYVSKNLSSVGGTAIDILQNNAFVKTNIDGEVLLRNSTNFLVLLDGRQSPFQGSEALRQIPANSIETIEIITNPSAKFNAEGVAGIINIVTKKQILKGLSGIVNTSYSSNESYSGDFLFNLKKEKINIFLGADIRENVNNQYFDIKRNYLLNNTSYFNDEVVDQTGIRPSSNLKLGLDYEFNSKNNLSFINTIGTSNFHKNKSVYNKQWTATDGLVSYFANNETYDVDGYFINPAILFVHKFKEKGNEISLDFSYTYLNSGFDQLSKDFDTDQDYFQIDAEPEILKSSNNYERFIYELKTDYSFEINERLGFESGLLISRNKRNVSLDFENYDYLQNNWKINQEFSNNLVFNQQIYGAFLMIMGKADQTEYQLGLRSEITDRILEQQTSNIDYTYQKLHLFPTFHLSRQVSEKLQLQASYSRRIQRPTDFWLNPFPSSRSSKLMNIGNPDLVPDITDSYEFNITKIFKPFTLSINSYYRYTKNALTQITLLDSNGGHVMTYGNMNLNRFAGSEFSSSFKLFKTLKLYPSVDLFYMLSKGRIEDFNANYSAFSFTIRLNSSCAISKTTLFQLNAEYYGKAVMQQGDIDPFYLVTASVKQELLKKNLTLVLQARNLFESGKIKMDENGSNFINRFAYMPENNIITLNISYKINNFKRNNRIQQNVINEKF comes from the coding sequence ATGAGAATACGATTAAATACAATTCTATTTTTTGTGTTTGGACTGACCTTGGTATCCTATTCAATTACTTTAAATGAGATCAATGGCGGTAAAATTAACGGCTTAGTTATAGATTCCAGAGCCAATTTCCCTATTGAATACGCAAACATTGCAATATTTAAGGCTTCTGACTCATCTTTCGTTTCCGGTACTATTACAAATTCATCTGGGAAGTACACACTTTCTAATGTACCATACGGCAATTTTTATCTCATCATCCAATTTGTTGGATATAAAAAGCATAGGGTGGATAACTTAATCGTAACCATCCAAAACAAAGTGATTGATATCCCATCAATAAAACTAGAAGAGGAAATTTTTGAGTTAAATGAAGTTTCAATTCAATCAGAACAGAAAACTGTTGAGCAGAAAATTGATAAAAAGGTGATTTATGTCTCAAAAAATTTAAGTTCAGTGGGTGGGACTGCGATTGACATCTTGCAAAACAATGCTTTTGTAAAAACCAACATTGACGGTGAAGTTCTGTTAAGGAACAGCACCAATTTCCTGGTACTGCTTGATGGCCGACAAAGTCCTTTTCAGGGATCAGAGGCCTTAAGACAGATACCAGCCAATTCAATTGAAACAATCGAAATAATCACCAACCCATCAGCTAAATTCAATGCCGAAGGAGTAGCGGGTATAATAAATATTGTTACAAAAAAACAAATATTAAAGGGCTTATCAGGAATTGTGAATACTTCTTATTCAAGCAACGAGAGTTATTCAGGCGACTTTCTTTTTAATCTGAAGAAGGAAAAGATTAATATTTTTCTAGGAGCCGACATCAGGGAGAATGTAAACAATCAATATTTTGATATCAAAAGAAATTATCTACTGAATAATACTTCTTATTTTAATGATGAAGTTGTAGATCAAACAGGAATTCGTCCTTCCTCAAATTTAAAATTAGGCTTGGATTATGAATTCAACTCTAAAAATAATCTGTCATTTATTAACACGATTGGAACAAGCAATTTCCACAAAAATAAATCGGTTTATAACAAGCAATGGACTGCCACAGATGGGCTGGTATCTTATTTTGCAAATAATGAAACATACGATGTAGATGGATATTTTATTAACCCTGCAATATTGTTCGTTCATAAGTTCAAGGAAAAAGGAAATGAAATTAGTTTAGATTTCTCATATACCTACCTCAATAGCGGTTTTGATCAGCTATCGAAAGATTTTGATACAGATCAGGATTATTTTCAAATTGATGCTGAACCTGAAATCCTTAAATCTTCAAATAACTATGAAAGGTTTATTTATGAATTAAAGACCGATTATTCGTTTGAAATTAATGAGAGGTTAGGTTTTGAAAGTGGCTTATTGATAAGCCGAAACAAAAGAAACGTATCTCTTGATTTCGAAAACTATGATTATTTACAAAATAATTGGAAGATTAATCAGGAGTTTTCCAATAATCTGGTTTTCAACCAACAAATTTATGGAGCGTTCTTAATGATTATGGGTAAAGCTGATCAAACAGAGTACCAGCTTGGTTTACGAAGTGAAATAACCGATAGGATACTGGAGCAACAAACGAGTAACATCGATTATACATATCAAAAATTGCATCTATTCCCAACATTTCATTTATCAAGACAAGTTAGTGAAAAACTTCAATTGCAAGCCAGTTATTCAAGACGGATACAAAGGCCGACTGATTTTTGGCTGAATCCATTCCCATCAAGCCGAAGTTCAAAACTGATGAATATCGGAAATCCAGACCTCGTACCTGATATTACAGATTCCTACGAATTCAATATCACTAAAATATTCAAACCATTTACTTTATCCATTAACAGCTATTATCGTTATACAAAAAATGCACTCACGCAAATCACATTACTCGATTCAAATGGCGGACACGTTATGACTTATGGTAACATGAACCTGAATAGATTTGCCGGGTCTGAATTTTCTTCAAGCTTTAAATTATTTAAAACATTAAAACTTTATCCATCAGTCGATTTGTTCTATATGTTATCGAAAGGGAGGATTGAGGATTTTAATGCAAATTACAGTGCTTTCAGCTTTACGATCCGACTCAATTCAAGTTGCGCTATTTCAAAAACTACCCTGTTTCAGTTAAATGCAGAATACTACGGAAAAGCGGTAATGCAACAGGGCGATATAGATCCATTTTATTTGGTAACCGCTTCCGTTAAACAGGAGCTGTTAAAGAAAAATCTTACCCTTGTATTGCAAGCACGTAATTTGTTTGAATCGGGCAAAATTAAAATGGACGAAAATGGGAGCAATTTCATTAATCGTTTTGCTTACATGCCTGAAAATAACATCATTACTTTAAATATCAGTTATAAAATAAACAATTTTAAAAGAAATAATAGGATTCAGCAAAATGTAATCAATGAAAAATTCTAA